Genomic window (Desulfobaccales bacterium):
TACGGTCACCGGCGAGTTGATACTCACCCAGTTATTCCTGGCTGTCTGGGGTGCTTCCAACTACTCCTATTCCGAGGCAACTCTATCCCAGACCCTGCCGGAATGGATTGGTTCCCACAAACGGGCGTTAGAGTATTTCAGCTGTGTCCCCCGGGTGCTGGTGCCGGATAATCTAAAGAGCGGCGTCAGCAAGGCGTGCAAATACGAGCCGGAGCTAAATCCGACCTATAGCGATATGGCGGAGCACTACGGCTGCGCCGTGTTGCCGGCGCGTCCCAGGAAGCCAAGGGATAAGGCAAAAGTCGAAAATGGGGTACTCATCGCCCAGAGGTGGATACTGGCGGTATTACGTCATCGCACCTTCTACAGCCTAGCCGAGCTCAATGTCGCCATTAGTGAGTGCCTGGAGCGTCTCAACAATCGCCCCATGCGAAAGCTGAAGAAATCACGCAGAGAGCTATTTGAGACTCTCGACCGGACCAATGCCCTGCCGCTGCCTCAGAGACATTACGAGTATGCCGAATGGTATAAGGCTAAGGTACAGCTGAATTACCATATTGAAGTGGACCACCATTACTACAGTGTGCCCTACCAGCTTTTGCATGAGAGATTGGACATCCGGCTGACAACGACGATTGTAGAGGCTTTCCACAAAGGAGAGCGTGTCGCTGCCCATGTCCGGCTTTACACTAAAAATGACTACACCACCTTACCGGAACACATGCCGCCGTCACACCGCTACTATGCCGAGTGGAACCCGGCCCGGTTTATCCAGTGGGCCGGTAAGACCGGGGAGGCGA
Coding sequences:
- the istA gene encoding IS21 family transposase, producing the protein MRKIKEVLRLKYDCGISEREIARSCQVSRSTVADYLRRAAAARLTWPEASSLAQTQLEERLYPTEHIPSTVKRPAPDCEYIYNELRTYRRFNLTLSQLWLEYKQSHPDGYQYTQFCEHYWRWRGKLDYVMRQEHRGGEKLFIDYSDGLSIVDTVTGELILTQLFLAVWGASNYSYSEATLSQTLPEWIGSHKRALEYFSCVPRVLVPDNLKSGVSKACKYEPELNPTYSDMAEHYGCAVLPARPRKPRDKAKVENGVLIAQRWILAVLRHRTFYSLAELNVAISECLERLNNRPMRKLKKSRRELFETLDRTNALPLPQRHYEYAEWYKAKVQLNYHIEVDHHYYSVPYQLLHERLDIRLTTTIVEAFHKGERVAAHVRLYTKNDYTTLPEHMPPSHRYYAEWNPARFIQWAGKTGEATARLVEKVLSTRPYPEQGYKACLGIINLTRDYDPPRVEAAARRALEFNSCSYRSMKAILSAGLDRHYDSERPAIAGLLPHQNIRGQEYYQ